Part of the Scyliorhinus torazame isolate Kashiwa2021f chromosome 8, sScyTor2.1, whole genome shotgun sequence genome, AATttatttagtcaatcaatgattatTAATTATCTAAAATTCCAAGAGGGCTGATTCGAAATGGACAATGAAATGGGAATGCCCACACAACTTTATTCGTTCTTGGAATGAAGGATATATGGGAAAATCTAGCTATTATTGCCCAAACCTAGTTGCCCATGAGATGGTGATGATGGACTGCCTTCTTGGAGCCATTGCAGTCTGTGTGCTGTTGGTAGACAGGAAGTTTCAGGATATGGACCCAGTGAGCCTTGTCCTGATTAAGATAAATGCAGTCAGTGACAGCAATCATTGGAAGCAGTTTGGAGATGATTCACCAGGCTTAATCCTCCAATGAAGAGGTTGTCCTATGAGGGGGTGATCAAACAGGTAGGACCACGTATGAAGCttataagattctgaaggggcttgctaGGATGCTGAGAAGCTGTTCCTCCTTGTGGGGAAATCTGGAACTATGGTGCACCAttgaaaaataaggggtctcctattTAAGGCAAAGATGAATTTCAGTCAAAATCCTATTGATGGCAGATCAGGCtggatggatcaaatggcctactcctgctcctatttcttatgagttTATGACATAGCACTTGGCTAAGTCAGCCTCAAATAGGGCATTAATTTTCTGATTGGTATTATTTTAACGTTGGTATTAACCCAAAACAGATCAAGGTAACAGACAGGAAAATCGAGGATCAGGGATTTTTGTGATCAATAAAACTGTCCAGGTGTTTAAGCAACAGCTCATCAGGAACAATTTAAAGATACTTCTTCTGTGAAGAACAGAACGGGCTTCAACTCTTGTCATCAGAAATGTAAATGTTGGAAGCCTAGAAATTCCGAGCTGTAAGCAGGCGGTTCACCCAGAAGCACTGGCTGCTGAAGTCATCTCAGTACTTCACTGCTGAGACCTTTAACACATTCTGGAATTCTGACACAAAGGGGTGGTTTGCaaagaaacatttaaaaaatgGGACACCAAGGGGAATTTTTTTGCAGTGATGCTTCTGAACAGCTGTGTAACTATTGGCAATGGTGAGATTCACCTTGATCACAACAGCAAGGTGGCCTGGGTTGCCATGAGCAACATTCTTCCTGTCTATTAATCATCAGCTTAAAAATCCTTTGGCTGGGCCATCCACGCACCATTGTTCAATATATTTTGTGACAACAGGAAGCAAATCTTGCCCCACAAAATAGTCAGATGTAAAATTCCTGCTCTCCCTCTTGATTAGGAGTAGGCCGTCGACCTTCAGGACAGTTTCCATTTCTGGTTGCACGGTTTGTCTCCAAAGATGAAGACTGTTTTGTTCTGGACCAGAGCCAAGATGCTGCAGTGAAGACAGGGGGAGATGGTGTTCGCGAGGTCAGACAACAGGAAGAGAATTCCGGGAACTGAGGAATCGACCTGGACGAAAACTCGGAAAAAGAAGGAAGTGAATGATCCGCTGATGATGAAGGTCTGAAAGCCTTTGGCCTGGCATTGCATTTCCTCAGTGAAGGAAGAGCAGCATCCAAATCTTTGCTGAAGCCATTCAGTATTGAGTGTGTGGACTGGATAGAGAGGTCAGAGCAGGATGTGGTCAAGCCAGTATCGACATCGGTCTCTGCAGCATCTTCTAGGCCATTTTCTGTGATTTCAGAGGTGACATCAAGTGCTGGGACTTTGATTTGTTGTCCTCTGTCACATGATGAAAGGACCAGGTCACCCAGCATCAGTGAAGAGGATGCTGAGCCACTGAAGGTCGGCAGACAGAACAAGGACTTACTGCGCTGAGCAACCCGAGACATCCCagaggctctgctggctgtcttgcTAGAGTCTCCTTGACCTCCAATCCAGATGTCTTCTTGGGAGCTCCCTCGGAATCGGCTGAACCCACTCGGTTTGTGGTTAATCTGCCGGTGGTGACGGTATCTGTCTGGTGCACCGTAACACTGGGGAAGCAGGCTGCGTGAAGGAATAGAAGCGCTGCGCCTTGCTGTGGTGAATTGAGGAACTACACTTTTCTTCCCCAAGCTTATGGACGAACTTTGTACCTGTAAAAACAAAATTAAAGACAAACTTTACGCACTAACTGCACATGATGCATACTTGTGTCAAGAGCATGGTGCCAATTTTCACTGCACTTGGTCTTAATGGACATGTTATTGTTGACAAGGTGGCCAGTGCCATTTTGAAAGAGGATTTCTGATGGGTGGCCAAATCACCTGCCTGTTTTAGGCGATAGGTCCCTTTTAACTTAGATATTAGGGTCCTGCAATGTGAATAGGAAGCTGGCATTTAGCGTCTGTACAGTGCAAAATCCAACCAGTCACACAAATGATGGACCCAAGGCCTGGCCAATGATAAGTGTCAAATTAATTTTCTGAGCCTTGGAGAGAAACAGTTCCACCAGGCACTACTAAAGTAATCTGTTACCTTGCCACCCAGGGATCTCATCTCTCCCATTGGAATGAAGTTGGGAACAACCTCATTTGCAGCACAGGTTCCAATTTTGTGTTCTGATGGAGATGACTCAGAAGAATCAAAACCTTGTCAATGTTACAGATTCTGACTGATCTGTTGTGTATTTTCTTATTTTATTTTTGCACTTTCCACCTCATGAGATCCACTTGGactccagtgaagggcagtgaggatgagattcactgggattccagtgaagggcagtgaggatgCGATTCACTGCGACACCAGTGAAGGACAGTGAGGATGTGATTCGCTGGGACTCCAGTGAAGGACAGTGAGGATGTGATTCGCTGGGactccagtgaagggcagtgaggatgtgattcgctgggactccagtgaaggacagtgaggatgtgattcgctgggactccagtgaaggacagtgaggatgagatccactggcactccagtgaagggcagtgaggatgaGATTCACTGCGGCTCCAGTGAAGGACAGTGAGGATGTGATTCGCTGGGACCCCAGTTAAGGGCAGTGAGGATGGGATCCACTGGCactccagtgaagggcagtgaggatgggatccactggcactccagtgaaggccagtgaggatgagattcactgggactccagtgaaggacagtgaggatgtgattcgctgggactccagtgaaggacagtgaggatgtgattcgctgggactccagtgaagggcagtgaggatgTGATTCGCTGGCACTCCAGTGAAGGGCAGCGAGGATGAGATCCACTGGCACTCCAGTGAAGGACAGTGAGGATGGGATTCACTGCGACACCAGTGAAGGACAGTGAGGATGTGATTCACTGGGactccagtgaagggcagtgagggtgggattcacggcgactccagtgaaggacagtgaggatgtgattcgctgggactccagtgaagggcagtgaggatgggatccactggcactccagtgaagggcagtgagcATGAGATTCACTGGGattccagtgaagggcagtgaggatgCGATTCACTGCGACACCAGTGAAGGACAGTGAGGATGTGATTCGCTGGGACTCCAGTGAAGAACAGTGAGGATGTGATTCGCTGGGactccagtgaagggcagtgaggatgtgattcgctgggactccagtgaaggacagtgaggatgtgattcgctgggactccagtgaaggacagtgaggatgagatccactggcactccagtgaagggcagtgaggatgaGATTCACTGCGGCTCCAGTGAAGGACAGTGAGGATGTGATTCGCTGGGACCCCAGTTAAGGGCAGTGAGGATGGGATCCACTGGCactccagtgaagggcagtgaggatgggatccactggcactccagtgaaggccagtgaggatgagattcactgggactccagtgaaggacagtgaggatgtgatt contains:
- the LOC140428126 gene encoding protein FAM124A isoform X1, with translation MRAKGTQNHFLHFCQQQTRSVDSQMSSTSSELSLEDVPDPFLVTMHIITNPGNSATLQRAVDSLITWINPNLRLFIASEHGSSQLMRTGSGGSAAHLALAVIVFVHEECEQRISQLHEHFLHPPWQYHHTECVKGRILPYMPRNQDFFTLANQTALWAVRQVHYGKEIIRFTIYCSHDNFVDMVRMYQLILRRESSKRKSDFVFFTIYSNTEVDIQLSLKRLPKGQCPTPTESALLEFRVHNIGHLIPLLPNPCSPISDLRWQTEDSDGNKLLLQVQSSSISLGKKSVVPQFTTARRSASIPSRSLLPQCYGAPDRYRHHRQINHKPSGFSRFRGSSQEDIWIGGQGDSSKTASRASGMSRVAQRSKSLFCLPTFSGSASSSLMLGDLVLSSCDRGQQIKVPALDVTSEITENGLEDAAETDVDTGLTTSCSDLSIQSTHSILNGFSKDLDAALPSLRKCNARPKAFRPSSSADHSLPSFSEFSSRSIPQFPEFSSCCLTSRTPSPPVFTAASWLWSRTKQSSSLETNRATRNGNCPEGRRPTPNQEGEQEFYI
- the LOC140428126 gene encoding protein FAM124A isoform X2, with protein sequence MERKGPGEDSGAETGGSVDSQMSSTSSELSLEDVPDPFLVTMHIITNPGNSATLQRAVDSLITWINPNLRLFIASEHGSSQLMRTGSGGSAAHLALAVIVFVHEECEQRISQLHEHFLHPPWQYHHTECVKGRILPYMPRNQDFFTLANQTALWAVRQVHYGKEIIRFTIYCSHDNFVDMVRMYQLILRRESSKRKSDFVFFTIYSNTEVDIQLSLKRLPKGQCPTPTESALLEFRVHNIGHLIPLLPNPCSPISDLRWQTEDSDGNKLLLQVQSSSISLGKKSVVPQFTTARRSASIPSRSLLPQCYGAPDRYRHHRQINHKPSGFSRFRGSSQEDIWIGGQGDSSKTASRASGMSRVAQRSKSLFCLPTFSGSASSSLMLGDLVLSSCDRGQQIKVPALDVTSEITENGLEDAAETDVDTGLTTSCSDLSIQSTHSILNGFSKDLDAALPSLRKCNARPKAFRPSSSADHSLPSFSEFSSRSIPQFPEFSSCCLTSRTPSPPVFTAASWLWSRTKQSSSLETNRATRNGNCPEGRRPTPNQEGEQEFYI